The Streptomyces sp. GSL17-111 region CCATCGCCCGGGTGCGGGCCGGCACACCGCTGGACGACGTGCTGGGTGCGCTGCGCGGCGGCGGCACCCACCTCGCGGCGGTGATCGGCGAGGACGGCCGGGCGGTCGGACTGATCACGCTGGAGGACGTCCTGCGGGAGCTCATGGGGCGTGACGTGGCGGGGTGAGGGGCCGGATCCGCGCGCCAGGCCACCGCGCCCGGCGGGCGCGCGCAGAAGGGGGGCCGGGCGCTGGGTACGATGGCGCCGCCATGGAGACCGCACCGCAGATCAGCAGCTTCGTCGCCCTGGGCGACTCCTTCACCGAGGGCATGTCGGACCTCGGCCCCGGGGGCGTCTACCGGGGCTGGGCGGACCGCCTCGCCGACCGGCTGGCCGCGCGCACCGACGGGTTCAGGTACGCCAACCTCGCCGTGCGGGGCAAGCTGATCGGGCAGATCGCCACGGACCAGGTGCCGCTCGCCGCCGCGATGCAGGCCGACCTCATCACGCTGGTGGGCGGGCTCAACGACGTGCTGCGGCCGTCCTGCGACATGGGACGGGTGTGCGGGCTGCTGGAGGAGTCCGTCGAGCGGCTCGCGCCCGCCTGCAAGCACCTGGTTCTCATGCGCAGCCCGGGGCGGCAGGGGCCCGTGCTGGAGCGCTACCGGACCCGGATGGAGGAGCTCTTCGCCTTCGTCGACCAGCTCGGCTCCCGGCACGGCGCACTCGTCGTCGATCTGTACGGGGCGCGGACGCTCAGCGATCCGCGGCTGTGGGCGGACGACCGGCTGCATCTGACGGCGGAGGGCCACCACCGGGTGGCGGAGGCCGTCTGGCAGCGGCTGGGCCACCCGGCCGAGGACGACTGGGACGCACCCCTGCCGAACGCGGCGCCACCGGGATGGCTCGTGCGGCGGCGGGCCGACCTCACCTTCGCGCGCCGGCACCTCGCGCCCTGGATCGGGCG contains the following coding sequences:
- a CDS encoding SGNH/GDSL hydrolase family protein, producing METAPQISSFVALGDSFTEGMSDLGPGGVYRGWADRLADRLAARTDGFRYANLAVRGKLIGQIATDQVPLAAAMQADLITLVGGLNDVLRPSCDMGRVCGLLEESVERLAPACKHLVLMRSPGRQGPVLERYRTRMEELFAFVDQLGSRHGALVVDLYGARTLSDPRLWADDRLHLTAEGHHRVAEAVWQRLGHPAEDDWDAPLPNAAPPGWLVRRRADLTFARRHLAPWIGRRLTGRSSGDGLLPKRPDLAPLACEDTP